The sequence below is a genomic window from Dictyostelium discoideum AX4 chromosome 5 chromosome, whole genome shotgun sequence.
acaaaCAGTAAAAACTGTACCAAATACTGGTACTTGTTTCTTATTCATTGAAGTGAATTTTTCAAAGAATAAACCATCCTTTGCCATTTGTAAGTAAATACGTGGTTGACCTAATAGAGAGCAAAGTGTTGAAGCGGTTAAAGAAGTTAAAGTACCACAAGCGATGATCATGGCAGCCCATTTCATATCGAGACCATTGCCAATGAAAGCATCAGATAATGGAGAACCTTGACTGACATCAAGATAGTTGACCATACCAGATAAGACCAAAGTGACACCTATATATAAAGTGGTTGCAATTACCAAAGTACCAACGATACCAATTGGTAAATCTCTCTTTGGATTCTTTACCTCACCAGCCAAAGTGGTGACAGAATCGAAACCAACATAACTAAAGAAAACCACAGAGCAACCACTGAAAACACCAGTCATACCAAAAGGAAGGAATGGTGTCCAATTGGATCTATCTACATGGATTGAACctaaaatgatgaaaaaggTGATGGTAAGAAGATTGATTGCAGTGATTGCCATATTGAAACGTGCTGAATCCTTGATACCAAACACTAAAATGATGGTGCAAATTACAATGATCACTGGTGCAACTGGATTAATGTTTATCCACTCGTTAATACTATAACCACTGATCCATTGGGGTGCTTCTTTACcaaagattttgaaaatcaCTTGAAAATAACCAACCCATCCTCTTGCTACTGCCGATGCTGAAATTGCATACTCTAATGTGAGATTCCATCCTACAAACCATCCCATAAATTCTCCTAATGATACGTAAGCAAATGTATATGCACTACCTGAAACTGGAATACGAGCTGAAAACTCTGAATAACAAAATGCTGATATTAAACATGCTATtgctgaaaataaaaatgataataatgtaCCTGGTCCTGCTTTTGTAGCAATCGCTATACCAATTGAAACAAAAACACCTGCTCCAACTGTACTACCAATacctaaaaatatttatagttttaatttttttttttttttttattttttttttttaattaattatttctctTTCTCCGTTcggtaatttttttttttt
It includes:
- the ctrC gene encoding solute carrier family 7 member protein; translated protein: MNYSSKYSPLVKKRNPYNLNSIIRKYPLNGPKDGEDSEASLNKCLSIIDIISYGIGSTVGAGVFVSIGIAIATKAGPGTLLSFLFSAIACLISAFCYSEFSARIPVSGSAYTFAYVSLGEFMGWFVGWNLTLEYAISASAVARGWVGYFQVIFKIFGKEAPQWISGYSINEWININPVAPVIIVICTIILVFGIKDSARFNMAITAINLLTITFFIILGSIHVDRSNWTPFLPFGMTGVFSGCSVVFFSYVGFDSVTTLAGEVKNPKRDLPIGIVGTLVIATTLYIGVTLVLSGMVNYLDVSQGSPLSDAFIGNGLDMKWAAMIIACGTLTSLTASTLCSLLGQPRIYLQMAKDGLFFEKFTSMNKKQVPVFGTVFTGVFASILAIVLDLDNLTNMISIGTLLAFTAVCAGVVVMRFRREDGGEDGFPSAFILLILFVFACVFGISSKLGWNMWIQIALGACQAVIIGLVWLKKQINIPTSFRCPFNPILPCLGIVVNTFFIMHLDTPSFYRVAAWTALGSSIYFIYGIRHSKLNQLDTVEDSINH